The following coding sequences lie in one Candidatus Methylomirabilota bacterium genomic window:
- a CDS encoding SDR family NAD(P)-dependent oxidoreductase yields ALQHLMMLSQPDQLYIGVDHEPAGESEVLRWLATELGLPPPRVVKSPDPVLRRPRGNKRCRNTKLVDSGYVFRYPTFREGYGEMLESAET; encoded by the coding sequence GCGCTACAGCACCTCATGATGCTGTCCCAGCCTGACCAGCTCTACATCGGCGTGGATCACGAGCCTGCCGGAGAAAGCGAGGTCTTGCGCTGGCTGGCGACCGAGCTCGGTCTCCCTCCTCCTCGAGTGGTGAAATCTCCCGACCCCGTCCTGCGCCGGCCCCGGGGGAACAAACGCTGTCGCAACACCAAACTGGTTGACTCAGGATATGTATTCCGATACCCGACCTTCCGTGAAGGGTATGGTGAGATGCTGGAGAGCGCCGAAACATAG